One Bacillus pseudomycoides genomic region harbors:
- a CDS encoding alpha/beta-type small acid-soluble spore protein, translated as MVKKNNRNNNEVLVQGAENSIDQMKYEIAQEFGVQLGPDTTSRANGSVGGEITKRLVAMAEHQLGGGFTH; from the coding sequence ATGGTTAAAAAGAATAACAGAAATAATAATGAAGTATTAGTTCAAGGTGCTGAGAACTCAATTGATCAAATGAAGTATGAAATTGCACAAGAATTTGGTGTACAGCTTGGTCCAGATACGACATCTCGTGCAAACGGTTCTGTTGGTGGTGAAATCACAAAACGCTTAGTAGCTATGGCGGAACATCAACTTGGTGGAGGATTCACTCATTAA